A genomic stretch from Anaerococcus mediterraneensis includes:
- the msrB gene encoding peptide-methionine (R)-S-oxide reductase MsrB produces MTYKKEDLKNRLTDIQYEVTQNSGTERPFSSEYDNFYEEGIYVDIVSGEPLFSSLDKYDAGCGWPSFTKPIDGTGLVEKDDFKLARKRIEVRSKEADSHLGHVFPDGPKEATGLRYCINGASLRFIPKDDLKKEGYEAYTKLFEDR; encoded by the coding sequence ATGACATACAAGAAAGAAGACCTAAAAAACAGACTGACAGATATCCAATACGAAGTCACCCAAAATTCTGGGACAGAAAGACCATTTTCATCAGAATATGACAATTTTTATGAAGAGGGGATCTATGTTGACATAGTTTCTGGAGAGCCACTTTTCTCATCACTTGACAAATACGATGCCGGCTGCGGTTGGCCATCTTTTACAAAACCAATCGATGGGACAGGCTTGGTCGAAAAAGATGATTTCAAACTAGCCAGAAAAAGAATCGAGGTCAGAAGCAAGGAAGCTGACAGCCACCTAGGCCATGTTTTCCCAGATGGCCCAAAAGAGGCAACTGGCCTTAGGTATTGTATAAATGGAGCCAGCCTCAGATTTATACCAAAAGATGACCTAAAAAAAGAAGGCTACGAAGCCTACACCAAACTTTTTGAGGACAGATAA